One window from the genome of Hoplias malabaricus isolate fHopMal1 chromosome 18, fHopMal1.hap1, whole genome shotgun sequence encodes:
- the LOC136674330 gene encoding uncharacterized protein, translating into MVSQQVPSSQQPGSVSSQGSQLSGVSQGSKPQGSSNQQMPSGQLVPTSQQPGSVWSQVLQPLSQAQGSLGQVTVSQQVPSAQQPGSASSQVSQQSGVSQGSEPQGFSSQQMPFGQLVPSPQQPGSVWTQVPQTSQPQGFPSQIMVSQQVPSSQQPGSVSSQVSQLSGVSQGSKPQGSSNQQMPTGQLVPTSQQPGSVWSQVLQPLSQAQGSLGQVTVSQQVPSAQQPGSVWTQVPQTSQPQGFPSQIIVSQQVPSSQQPISVWSHVLQQLSQPQGSLGEVTVSQQVPSSQQPGSASSQVSQQSGVSQGSKPQGSASQQMPSGQLVPSPQQPGSVWTQVLQPLSQAQGSLGQVTVSQQVPSAQQPGSVWTQVPQTSQPQGFPSQIVSQQVPTSQQPGSVWSQVLQPLSQAQGSLGQVTVSQQVPSAQQPGSVWTQVPQTSQPQGFPSQIIVSQQVPTSQQPGSVWSEVSWQAGVPQASSNVATVSSQSPSSPVQVGHIAQTRPVSQPLRPPQSLGGSLASTAQGSPGAKYFSPSQFPPQAASQRTQVGVHSLKAKLFTSGGKPVVSGSLRPVNDVPKQTVPSQDATTSQASSALSQVQSAPSSPYGAQVVWFDKVSQVSQPSEAYDLSQMYSSSFSGGQQQSGFAVGLAQAQQSPVAQGASSGSATSTSPGSYGTFSSQISAADAISGSWSGPSVAQVASSDSASSVTQSTSGSSSAVAQGFYSGSQIPSSTGYSFYQQLKEPSYKPGCRSRFSK; encoded by the exons atggttagccagcaggtccctagctctcagcaacctggcagtgtttcATCCCAGGGCTCACAGCTGTCAGGGGTGTCAcaaggttcaaaaccacaaggatcctcgaatcaacaaatgccatctggtcagctggtacctacctctcagcaacctggcagtgtctggtctcaggttttgcaaccactttctcaggcacaaggatccctaggtcaagtcactgttagccagcaggtccctagcgctcagcaacctggcagtgcctcatcccaggtctcacagcagtcaggggTGTCACAAGGTTCAGAACCACAAGGATTCTcgagtcaacaaatgccatTTGGTCAGCTGGTCcctagccctcagcaacctggcagtgtctggacccaggtgccacaaacttcacaaccccaagggttcccaagtcaaattatggttagccagcaggtccctagctctcagcaacctggcagtgtttcatcccaggtctcacagctgtcaggggtgtcacaaggttcaaaaccacaaggatcctCGAATCAACAAATGCCTActggtcagctggtacctacctctcagcaacctggcagtgtctggtctcaggttttgcaaccactttctcaggcacaaggatccctag gtcaagtcactgttagccagcaggtccctagtgctcagcaacctggcagtgtctggacccAGGTGCCACAAACTTCACAACCCCAAGGGTTCCCAAGTCAAATCATAGTTAGCCAGCAGGTacctagctctcagcaacccATTAGTGTCTGGTCTCATGTTTTGCAACAACTTTCTCAgccacaaggatccctaggtgaagtcactgttagccagcaggtccctagctctcagcaacctggcagtgcctcatcccaggtctcacagcagtcaggggtgtcacaagggtcaaaaccacaaggatccgcgagtcaacaaatgccatctggtcagctggtacctagccctcagcaacctggcagtgtctggacccaggttttgcaaccactttctcaggcacaaggatccctaggtcaagtcactgttagccagcaggtccctagtgctcagcaacctggcagtgtctggacccaggtgccacaaacttcacaaccccaagggttcccaagtcaaattgttagccagcaggtacctacctctcagcaacctggcagtgtctggtctcaggttttgcaaccactttctcaggcacaaggatccctaggtcaagtcactgttagccagcaggtccctagtgctcagcaacctggcagtgtctggacccaggtgccacaaacttcacaaccccaagggttcccaagtcaaattattgttagccagcaggtacctacctctcagcaacctggcagtgtctggtctgaGGTTTCTTGGCAGGCAGGTGTGCCACAAGCTTCAAGCAATGTTGCTACAGTCTCTTCTCAGTCTCCAAGTTCCCCTGTTCAAGTTGGCCACATTGCCCAAACGAGACCAGTAAGCCAGCCCCTGCGCCCACCACAGAGTTTAGGAGGTAGCTTGGCTTCAACAGCTCAAGGCAGTCCTGGTGCCAAGTACTTCAGTCCCAGCCAGTTCCCTCCCCAGGCGGCTAGTCAAAGGACACAAGTGGGTGTTCATTCGCTAAAGGCAAAGCTCTTCACTAGTGGTGGTAAACCTGTTGTCTCGGGCAGCCTGAGACCTGTTAATGATGTTCCCAAACAGACTGTGCCCTCTCAAGATGCAACTACATCACAGGCTTCTAGTGCCCTGTCCCAGGTTCAGAGTGCCCCAAGTAGTCCATATGGAGCCCAAGTTGTATGGTTTGACAAAGTTAGCCAAGTAAGTCAGCCTTCAGAAGCCTATGACTTGTCTCAAATGTATTCCAGCAGCTTTAGTGGTGGGCAGCAACAGTCAGGCTTTGCTGTGGGCTTGGCCCAAGCTCAACAGTCTCCTGTGGCCCAGGGTGCATCCAGTGGTTCCGCTACCTCAACTTCACCAGGCTCATATGGCACTTTCTCAAGCCAAATCTCTGCTGCTGATGCCATCAGTGGGAGCTGGAGTGGTCCTTCAGTGGCTCAGGTGG